A single Lactuca sativa cultivar Salinas chromosome 8, Lsat_Salinas_v11, whole genome shotgun sequence DNA region contains:
- the LOC111893187 gene encoding uncharacterized protein LOC111893187, with the protein MAGEKGDGSKKPEGGETIDTNSPYYIHASDYPKQMQVNDVLNDNNYNEWKQKMRNFLLAKNKMGLVDGSIEKPEVSSPMHTAWIRADAMIKGWLTTAMEKDIRTSVRYANTSSEIWQDLEERFEKEGAPRAYELKQLLNVTRQDGNSVSNYYTKLKSIWDELQMVLPSPRCTCEGCDCGIEKKLNELREKERTYEFLMGLDDEFSVIRTQVLAMKPTPPIGTVYHLLAEDEQQRALSGGTKRSSTESSAFQENFNQQRGQQQPTNKTTVQTTGKSTQKFAKSESDKKVRCSFCQHEGHNKKGCFKIIGYPDWWPGNKEKPKVAYVKLGSSPIPGLTDKQYHLFVEHFKEGLDMTNNNKQPMENMAGRNDIFYGWIVDSGATKHMTHILDFLFNKTQNSKNSPVVIPNGDKVSVMGEDEHTLPGGVNIKGVLFELGTKHLIGAGNRSGGLYRMGVTKVKTSKALMSNFEVWHRRLGHPSSKKISSLNFIDVTKEK; encoded by the exons ATGGCCGGAGAAAAGGGAGATGGCAGCAAGAAACCTGAAGGTGGAGAGACGATTGATACCAATTCACCTTATTACATTCATGCATCAGACTACCCGAAACAAATGCAGGTTAATGATGTACTGAATGATAATAACTACAATGAATGGAAGCAGAAGATGAGGAATTTTCTGCTTGCAAAAAACAAGATGGGGCTGGTAGACGGTTCGATTGAGAAACCAGAGGTATCATCGCCGATGCATACGGCATGGATACGTGCAGATGCAATGATCAAAGGCTGGTTGACCACCGCCATGGAAAAGGACATAAGAACGAGTGTCAGGTATGCAAACACTTCCTCAGAGATTTGGCAAGACCTTGAAGAACGGTTCGAGAAAGAAGGGGCGCCTCGAGCATATGAATTGAAACAATTGCTCAACGTGACGAGGCAAGATGGGAATTCAGTCTCCAATTACTACACCAAACTTAAGTCCATTTGGGACGAATTGCAGATGGTCTTACCGTCACCACGATGCACCTGCGAAGGTTGCGATTGTGGGATTGAAAAAAAGCTGAACGAACTAAGGGAAAAAGAAAGGACTTACGAGTTTCTAATGGGTCTAGATGATGAATTCTCAGTCATTAGAACTCAGGTTCTTGCGATGAAACCTACCCCTCCGATTGGTACTGTTTATCATCTTCTAGCGGAAGACGAACAACAAAGGGCGCTATCCGGAGGAACGAAGAGATCAAGCACTGAATCGTCGGCATTCCAGGAAAACTTTAATCAACAGCGTGGTCAACAACAACCCACAAACAAGACGACGGTGCAAACAACAGGCAAATCGACACAGAAATTTGCCAAGTCAGAAAGCGATAAAAAGGTCAGGTGCTCTTTCTGTCAGCATGAAGGGCACAACAAGAAAGGATGTTTCAAGATAATTGGGTATCCCGATTGGTGGCCTGGAAATAAGGAGAAGCCCAAAGTTGCCTATGTCAAGTTGGGCTCGAGCCCGATTCCTGGACTCACTGATAAACAGTACCATTTGTTTGTCGAGCACTTCAAGGAAGGGTTAGACATGACAAACAATAACAAACAACCTATGGAAAACATGGCAGGTAGAAACGATATTTTTTATGGGTGGATTGTTGACTCGGGAGCCACCAAGCACATGACACACATACTTGATTTCTTGTTCAACAAaacacaaaactccaaaaattcaCCTGTTGTCATCCCTAATGGAGACAAAGTGTCAGTCATGGGGGAGGATGAACATACCTTGCCTGGAGGAGTCAATATTAAAGGAGTTTTGTTT GAGTTGGGGACGAAGCACTTGATTGGAGCGGGTAATCGGAGTGGAGGGTTGTATCGGATGGGGGTAACAAAGGTGAAGACAAGCAAGGCACTTATGTCAAATTTTGAAGTCTGGCACAGGAGACTTGGCCATCCATCATCCAAGAAAATTTCAAGTTTGAATTTTATTGACGTTACAAAAGAAAAATAG
- the LOC111893188 gene encoding uncharacterized protein LOC111893188 — MIFIFVWGGWEGIAHDSRVLKKVVFDSTSGFPFPPPDKYYLCDAAYTNTCGFMAPYRNTRYWLADFRIGRHLTREERFNYAHAQLRNVIEHAYGVLNARFPILKQIAPYPFIVQRDIVMVHNFIRKYNIEDDLFRNFEDTMVTPDVQGGRIDKENIQGIEWGPKAIEYMRVLHDQIANRLLSPTLH; from the exons atgatattcatcTTTGTTTGGGGTGGATGGGAGGGTATAGCACATGATTCAAGAGTTTTGAAAAAAGTTGTATTCGATTCGACttctggatttccatttcctccaCCGG ataaatattacctttgtgatgccGCATATACAAACACTTGTGGGTTTATGGCTCCATATCGCAatactaggtattggttagccgatttTCGAATAGGCAGACATTTAACTAGAGAAGAAAGGTTCAATTATGCtcatgcacaacttagaaatGTTATTGAGCATGCTTATGGTGTATTGAATGCGAGATTCCCAATCTTAAAACAAATAGCTCCTTATCCTTTTATAGTGCAAAGAGACATAGTCATGGTCCATAATTTTATTAGGAAATACAATATAGAAGATGACTTGTTTAGAAATTTTGAGGACACTATGGTTACTCCTGACGTCCAAGGTGGGCGAATTGATAAAGAAAACATACAAGGCATAGAATGGGGTCCAAAAGCCATTGAGTATATGCGTGTTTTGCATGATCAGATTGCAAATCGACTACTTTCACCTACTTTACAttaa
- the LOC111893173 gene encoding GDP-mannose transporter GONST2, with amino-acid sequence MSTEFKLNVTINPDVKESDFNSSLEISPHGGKVNVVRRIIGGLLHQGKRPGSHILVTTERRGTNERSRNNRDTSSENNELHVDTGDQKRAHELKIRSGPLVSGAAYCLSSCSMILLNKVVLSSYAFNAGISLMFYQNLISSIIVIVLGVSGLVSLEKLNWKLVKVWIPVNLIFVGMLVSGMYSLKYINIAMVTILKNMTNILTAVGELYIFHKRQNQKVWTAMFLMIISAITGGITDLSYDATGYTWQLVNCILTASYSLTLRRVMDTAKAVTKSGSLNEVSMVLLNNLLSLPLGMFLIILFDEWSYVINAEVIKIPMFWVVATTSGILGLAISFTSMWFLNQTGPTTYSLVGSLNKIPISIAGLLLFNVPLSGPNLFSILFGLFAGIFFAKAKMS; translated from the exons ATGTCAACTGAATTCAAGTTGAATGTCACCATTAATCCTGATGTCAAGGAATCAGATTTCAACTCTTCACTCGAGATTTCTCCACATGGTGGAAAGGTGAATGTAGTGCGCAGGATCATTGGTGGTCTTCTTCATCAAGGAAAGAGACCAGGTAGCCATATCTTAGTAACTACAGAACGCAGAGGAACAAATGAAAG ATCCAGAAACAATAGGGACACATCAAGTGAGAACAATGAACTTCATGTTGATACAGGTGATCAAAAGAGGGCTCATGAACTGAAaattagatctggacctttggtGTCTGGAGCTGCATATTGTCTTTCATCTTGCAGCATGATCTTGCTCAATAAAGTTGTCCTTTCAAGTTATGCTTTCAATGCTGGAATATCATTGATGTTTTATCAG AATCTCATCAGTTCTATCATAGTTATCGTTTTGGGTGTATCTGGATTAGTTTCACTGGAAAAGCTTAACTGGAAACTGGTTAAAGTCTGGATACCTGTGAATTTGATATTTGTGGGCATGCTTGTTTCAGGCATGTATAG CTTGAAGTACATAAATATTGCAATGGTCACGATTTTGAAGAACATGACAAACATATTAACAGCAGTTGGTGAATTATATATATTCCATAAAAGACAGAATCAGAAAGTCTGGACTGCAATGTTTCTTATG ATCATCTCTGCCATAACTGGAGGCATCACAGACCTCTCGTATGATGCAACGGGTTACacatggcaactagtgaactgcATTCTGACTGCAAGCTACTCG CTTACCCTACGAAGAGTCATGGACACAGCAAAAGCTGTGACAAAATCTGGATCTTTAAACGAAGTTTCAATGGTGTTGTTGAATAATCTATTATCTTTACCACTTGGCATGTTCTTGATTATACTATTTGATGAATGGAGTTATGTAATCAACGC GGAGGTAATCAAGATTCCCATGTTTTGGGTGGTGGCAACCACTAGTGGGATTCTTGGACTTGCCATTAGCTTCACTTCAATGTGGTTTTTAAACCAAACTGGTCCCACCACTTACAG TTTAGTGGGGTCATTAAACAAGATTCCAATCTCGATTGCTGGTTTACTGTTGTTCAATGTTCCACTTAGTGGGCCAAATCTATTTAGTATACTATTTG GTTTATTTGCTGGTATATTCTTTGCAAAGGCCAAGATGTCATAA